A stretch of Lactuca sativa cultivar Salinas chromosome 6, Lsat_Salinas_v11, whole genome shotgun sequence DNA encodes these proteins:
- the LOC122194722 gene encoding 30S ribosomal protein S11, chloroplastic-like: MAKAIPKKGSRGHIGSRKSTRKIPKGVIHIQASFNNTIVTVTNVRGRVVSWSSPGTSGFRGTKRGTPFAAQTASEHAIRTVVDQGMQRAEVMIKGPSLGRDATLRAIRRSGILLTFVRDVTPMPHNGCRPPKKRRV, from the coding sequence ATGGCAAAAGCTATACCGAAAAAAGGGTCACGTGGACATATTGGTTCACGTAAGAGTACACGTAAAATACCAAAGGGTGTTATTCATATTCAAGCAAGTTTCAATAATACCATTGTGACTGTTACAAATGTACGGGGGCGAGTGGTTTCTTGGTCCTCTCCCGGTACTTCAGGCTTCCGAGGTACAAAAAGAGGGACGCCATTTGCTGCTCAAACCGCATCAGAACATGCTATTCGTACAGTAGTAGATCAAGGTATGCAACGAGCAGAAGTCATGATTAAAGGTCCTAGTCTCGGAAGAGAcgcaacattacgagctattcgcAGAAGTGGTATACTATTAACTTTCGTACGGGATGTAACCCCTATGCCACATAATGGCTGTAGACCTCCGAAAAAAAGACGTGTGTAG
- the LOC111895952 gene encoding 50S ribosomal protein L14, chloroplastic, translating to MIQPQTHLNVAGNSGARELMCIQIIGASNRRYAHIGDVIVAVIKDAVPNMPLERSEVVRAVIVRTCKELKRDNGMIIRYDDNAAVVIDQEGNPKGTRVFGAISRELRQFNFTKIVSLAPEVL from the coding sequence ATGATTCAACCACAGACCCATTTGAATGTAGCAGGTAACAGCGGGGCTCGAGAATTGATGTGTATTCAAATCATAGGAGCTAGCAATCGCCGATATGCTCATATTGGGGATGTTATTGTTGCTGTGATCAAAGACGCAGTTCCAAACATGCCTCTAGAAAGATCAGAAGTGGTCAGAGCTGTAATTGTCCGTACTTGTAAAGAACTTAAACGTGACAACGGTATGATAATACGATATGATGACAATGCCGCTGTTGTGATTGATCAAGAAGGAAATCCAAAAGGAACGCGAGTTTTTGGTGCGATTTCCCGAGAATTGAGACAGTTCAATTTTACTAAAATAGTTTCATTAGCCCCTGAGGTATTATAG
- the LOC122194844 gene encoding LOW QUALITY PROTEIN: DNA-directed RNA polymerase subunit alpha-like (The sequence of the model RefSeq protein was modified relative to this genomic sequence to represent the inferred CDS: substituted 1 base at 1 genomic stop codon): protein MVREKITVSTRTLQWKCVESAADSKHLLYGRFILSLLMKGQADTIGIAMRRALLGEIEGTCITRAKSEKISHQYSTIMGIQESVHEILMNLKEIVLRSNLYGTCEASIYVTGPRYVTAQDIILPPYVEILDNTHHIASLTEPIELVIGLQIEKNREYLIKAPNTFQDGSYPIDHVFMPVXNANHSIHSYENGKKEIIFLEIWTNGSLTPKEALYEA from the coding sequence atggtTCGAGAGAAAATAACAGTATCTACTCGGACACTACAGTGGAAGTGTGTTGAATCAGCAGCAGACAGTAAGCATCTTCTTTATGGGCGCTTTATTCTGTCTTTGCTTATGAAAGGTCAAGCAGACACAATAGGCATTGCTATGCGAAGAGCTTTGCTTGGAGAAATCGAAGGAACATGTATCACACGCGCAAAATCTGAGAAAATATCACACCAATATTCTACCATAATGGGtattcaagaatcagtacatgaaattttaatgaatttaaaagaaATCGTATTGAGAAGTAATCTCTATGGAACTTGTGAGGCGTCTATTTATGTCACGGGCCCCAGATATGTAACTGCTCAAGATATCATCTTACCGCCTTATGTAGAAATCCTCGATAATACACATCATATAGCTAGCTTGACGGAACCCATTGAGTTGGTTATTGGATTACAGATAGAGAAGAATCGTGAATATCTTATAAAAGCGCCAAATACCTTTCAAGATGGAAGTTATCCTATAGATCATGTATTCATGCCGGTTTGAAATGCGAatcatagtattcattcttatgaaAATGGTAAGAAAGAGATAATATTTCTCGAAATATGGACAAATGGAAGTTTAACTCCTAAAGAAGCACTTTATGAAGCCTAG